GCGGCAACCGAGCCAGTAAGTCTGCGTTATACCATTGGCCGCAATATTCACCATCGAGCTGATGTGTATCGACGGTCGTGATCAGCGTTTGAATACCGCTGTGAATAATTTCCTCGGCCAACTCCCGGCTATCGCGTCCCAGTAACGGAAACAGACATTGCCAACCCGCCGGTTCAATATAACCGCGCCGATACTCAGCAATGCCATTGCAAAACATATCCCCAAATGCCACGGCATCAATCTCCAGGCCACTGTTACGGAGCCCTTCAACAACCCGCGACTGGTATAACGCATTCGGCGGAAAGACTTCCGGTAGGGGGATCAGCACCAACGGCAGCCCTGTTAATGCCGCTTGCTGTTTGAGCACATCAATCGGTGTGGCCTGGAACGGTACTTCATCTTCCAGGCAAGTCGTATACAACCCGACAACCTCGATAGTGGGATCGTCGAGCAGCTTGATTAAGGTCAGCGCCGAGTCTTTCCCGGAAGACCAACTGACCATCACTTTGGTTTTCATAAATACCGTTGCATCCCAAGTAAGAAAAAACCGCCCGAAGGCGGTTTAAACATCGTTAGAAACGATAAGAGACAGTTGCATAGTAACTGCGCTCCGCAGTGTTGTAGCCATAGGCTGTTGCATACTCTTCATCCAGCACATTGGCGACACGTCCCTGCAAGGTCAGCGCCTCTGTTACAAAGTAGCTGGCAGCCAGATCCAGCAAATGATAGTTCTTCAGCTCAACTTCTGAGTTCGTGAAAGTAACCGGATTAAAATACGTATCCCGGCTGTCCCCTTG
Above is a window of Photobacterium sp. TY1-4 DNA encoding:
- a CDS encoding adenine nucleotide alpha hydrolase, producing MKTKVMVSWSSGKDSALTLIKLLDDPTIEVVGLYTTCLEDEVPFQATPIDVLKQQAALTGLPLVLIPLPEVFPPNALYQSRVVEGLRNSGLEIDAVAFGDMFCNGIAEYRRGYIEPAGWQCLFPLLGRDSRELAEEIIHSGIQTLITTVDTHQLDGEYCGQWYNADLLARLPLHVDPCGENGEFHTLVVQAPCFREALKIQRLDCERQARFHYQRYQLIEPDGEISSAGDF